A genomic stretch from Tribolium castaneum strain GA2 chromosome 6, icTriCast1.1, whole genome shotgun sequence includes:
- the LOC662588 gene encoding sodium-dependent nutrient amino acid transporter 1, which translates to MSDNNKKMGLDNPAFESGNEVFTKTNGTVEDPENKGDERERAQWGNGLEFLMSCVAMSVGLGNIWRFPFTAYENGGGAFLIPYIIILTLIGRPLYYMEMSLGQFSNRGNIRFFKSLSPYLKGVGYAQVIGAGFVATYYCCLMAITLFYLVNSFTGDLPWSTCKEEWLADLDKEHKQCVDAIATTSNNTKANYTAVSSSEVYFTKEVLKEITDISDGIGTPEWRLTLCLLASWIITFLVSVKGVQSSGKASYFLALFPYVIMITLLIRAATLEGAADGMYYFIKTDWAKLAEADVWYAAVTQCFFSLNVGFGSIIMFASYNNFEHNINRDALIVTTLDTFTSLLSGATIFGFLGNLAHNMGVTPDLVIKSGGTGLAFISYPDAIAKMEAVPWLFAILFFFMLFVLGVGSLVALHGTVNTVVQDLFPKLKSWQVSAYTASGGFLIGLMYVTPGGQFMLNLVDHYAGTFLIFVFAVLEVAAVAWVYGLENFCLDLEFMSKKKVSVYWRMTWGLITPALLFIIFVYFCVRNERLSYASYPYPDGVLAFGWAILGVSVAQFIMWIVYYIYKNRDYGFPEMVNKTFGHENWGPVGQTRRENWKKFKEDALQKRRNQNKSFSRKYLDALIGRQ; encoded by the exons GAAAACAAGGGCGACGAGCGCGAAAGGGCGCAATGGGGCAACGGGCTCGAGTTCCTCATGTCTTGTGTGGCAATGTCAGTGGGTTTGGGCAACATTTGGCGATTTCCCTTCACAGCGTACGAAAATGGCGGAGGCGCTTTCCTCATCCCTTACATAATAATCCTCACATTAATCGGACGCCCTTTATACTACATGGAAATGTCCCTCGGACAGTTTTCCAACCGTGGCAACATCAGATTTTTCAAATCGCTAAGTCCCTACCTTAAAG GAGTCGGGTATGCACAAGTGATCGGAGCTGGTTTTGTGGCAACTTATTACTGTTGCCTTATGGCAATAACGTTATTTTATTTGGTCAATTCATTCACCGGGGATTTACCCTGGAGTACGTGTAAAGAGGAATGGTTGGCAGACCTGGACAAGGAGCACAAACAATGCGTCGATGCTATTGCCACCACTAGTAACAATACGAAAGCGAATTATACTGCAGTGAGCTCGTCCGAAGTGTATTTCAC AAAAGaagttttgaaagaaatcacGGACATTAGCGACGGTATTGGCACGCCTGAGTGGCGTTTAACCCTCTGTTTGCTCGCCTCCTGGATTATCACATTCCTCGTATCAGTCAAAGGGGTCCAGAGCTCGGGGAAAGCCTCATATTTCCTCGCCCTCTTCCCTTACGTCATTATGATAACTCTATTAATTCGAGCCGCCACGCTAGAGGGCGCCGCTGACGGAATGTactattttatcaaaactgATTGGGCGAAACTCGCCGAAGCTgac GTGTGGTACGCCGCAGTCACTCAGTGTTTTTTCTCACTGAATGTTGGTTTCGGCTCAATTATCATGTTCGCATCTTATAATAATTTCGAACATAATATAAACAGGGATGCGCTCATTGTTACCACCCTTGACACGTTCACGTCCCTGCTGTCGGGAGCCAcaattttcggttttttaggCAACCTGGCACACAATATGGGGGTAACCCCCGATTTGGTTATAAAGTCGGGGGGCACAGGCCTTGCGTTTATTTCCTACCCTGACGCTATTGCCAAAATGGAGGCCGTGCCGTGGCTTTTCGCCATACTTTTCTTTTTCATGTTGTTTGTTTTGGGGGTTGGTAGTCTTGTGGCACTCCATGGGACTGTAAATACAGTGGTGCAGGACCTTTTCCCCAAACTGAAAAGTTGGCAAGTGTCGGCATACACGGCCAGTGGTGGTTTTCTGATTGGTTTAATGTACGTCACTCCG GGTGGCCAATTTATGTTGAATCTGGTGGATCACTACGCTGGGacttttctcatttttgtgtttgcgGTGCTGGAAGTGGCCGCAGTGGCGTGGGTTTACGGACTTGAGAACTTCTGTCTGGACTTGGAGTTTATGTCGAAGAAAAAAGTCAGTGTTTACTGGAGAATGACATGGGGGCTGATAACCCCAGCGCTTTtgttcataatttttgtttacttttgcGTGCGAAACGAAAGATTATCGTACGCTTCGTATCCTTACCCGGATGGAGTGTTAG CGTTCGGTTGGGCTATTTTGGGCGTTTCGGTGGCTCAATTCATCATGTGGATAGTTTACTACATTTACAAGAACCGTGATTATGGATTCCCTGAA ATGGTAAATAAGACCTTCGGGCATGAAAACTGGGGTCCCGTTGGTCAGACCCGCCgcgaaaattggaaaaaattcaaagaggACGCTTTACAAAAGCGCCGAAATCAAAATAAGTCCTTCTCCCGGAAATATTTGGATGCTCTCATCGGTCGCCAATaa
- the dx gene encoding protein deltex, with product MSGHAVVVWEYETRPGYWKPYSPAVTQHLERANAKQLTRVLLSDADPTLFNFYVNLRTLTQVQEETDEVVKVRRKCYPPSSPAGKGAKWECVDPENGTDWHPFDMDIQCLIEEAWANGDQNIDMSKTHLGFPYLINFSNLTQRWLTNGHVRSVRRVKQAPYPLVKVKLEEMTSVTGRREIAKSAKNVTQPVQKTIGSSAALNVVETKRSANKKRSHKPKNGNETSTTNLARAILNNLNIFSNKSSSNNFTSNSENRTHKESLLDADSSSTKSGRRPSLDTVSTYLSQESRESQTTVSTTDLLQCSSEDDNIDHDLLSIVGLDPASAIISKYVRVSQPCEWAPRQPCPTCRQPLRPTLVVVALPCNHVLHLDCLNYSLTEQQENGAHLHIDCAICGCVYGEKHGNQPPGIMEWGFVDKRLPGFQNYRTIQIVYNIQSGIQGPDHPHPGKEYYAVGFPRVAYLPDCPKGQKVLRLLNIAWQRKLIFTISRSNTTGCEDVVAWNIPHKTEIGPSNSAHSYPDSGYLTRVLRELEALGVVEEDGR from the exons ATGTCGGGCCACGCTGTGGTCGTATGGGAATATGAGACTAGACCCGGCTATTGGAAGCCCTACAGCCCTGCGGTGACCCAGCATTTAGAGCGAGCAAATGCCAAACAACTGACTCGCGTGCTTTTATCTGACGCCGACCCGACCTTGTTCAACTTTTATGTCAATTTGCGCACTTTGACACAAGTACAAGAGGAGAcag aTGAGGTTGTCAAAGTGCGTCGCAAGTGTTACCCGCCTTCGTCTCCGGCCGGAAAAGGGGCCAAGTGGGAATGTGTCGATCCGGAAAATGGCACCGATTGGCACCCCTTTGATATGGACATTCAGTGCCTTATCGAGGAGGCTTGGGCTAAT GGGGACCAAAACATCGACATGAGTAAAACTCACTTAGGTTTTCcgtatttgattaattttagtaacttGACACAAAGATGGCTGACCAACGGCCATGTTCGAAGTGTCAGACGTGTCAAACAAGCGCCATATCCGTTAGTTAAGGTTAAGTTAGAAGAAATGACGTCTGTGACCGGTCGACGCGAAATTGCAAAAAGTGCCAAAAATGTCACACAACCAGTACAAAAAACAATTGGTAGTAGTGCCGCCTTAAACGTCGTCGAAACGAAACGAAGTGCCAATAAAAAACGATCACACAAGCCAAAGAACGGGAATGAGACCAGTACTACCAACCTAGCTAGagcaatattaaataatttaaatatattta GCAATAAATCGAGTAGTAATAATTTCACCTCGAATTCTGAAAACCGTACTCATAAAGAATCACTTTTGGACGCGGACAGCAGTAGTACAAAATCAGGCCGAAGGCCGAGTCTTGACACTGTTTCGACCTATTTAAGTCAAGAGAGCCGTGAAAGCCAAACTACAGTTTCCACCACTGATTTGCTGCAATGTAGCAGCGAGGACGACAATATCGATCACGACCTACTCTCGATAGTTG GTTTGGACCCGGCTAGTGCAATAATCTCGAAATACGTGCGGGTGTCCCAACCGTGCGAGTGGGCCCCCAGACAGCCCTGCCCCACGTGCCGGCAGCCCCTGCGCCCCACGTTAGTCGTGGTGGCGTTGCCCTGCAACCACGTGTTGCACCTCGACTGTCTTAACTACTCCCTGACCGAACAACAGGAAAATGGGGCACATTTGCATATTGATTGTGCGATTTGTGGCTGCGTCTACGGGGAGAAGCACGGGAATCAGCCCCCCGGCATCATGGAGTGGGGCTTCGTCGATAAGCGACTCCCCGGCTTCCAGAACTACCGCACGATTCAAATCGTTTATAA tattCAGTCGGGGATTCAAGGGCCGGACCACCCCCACCCAGGGAAGGAGTACTACGCTGTGGGGTTCCCCCGCGTGGCCTATCTGCCCGATTGTCCCAAAGGACAGAAAGTTTTACGGTTATTGAATATCGCATGGCAGCGGAAGTTGATTTTTACGATCAGTAGGTCCAACACAACAGGTTGCGAGGATGTGGTCGCGTGGAATATACCGCATAAAACCGAAATTGGGCCGAGTAATAGTGCGCATAGTTACCCCGATTCGGGGTACTTGACGAGGGTTTTGAGGGAGTTGGAGGCGTTGGGTGTTGTGGAGGAGGACGGGAGATGA